From a region of the Cucumis sativus cultivar 9930 chromosome 6, Cucumber_9930_V3, whole genome shotgun sequence genome:
- the LOC101207828 gene encoding cytochrome P450 81Q32, translating to MEMEAITYLPFLITFLALVSIFFIQKTKKNLPPSPLALPILGHLHLLKHPIHRTLHNLSQKYGPIFTLRLGSRLVVVVSSISAIEECFTTNDIVFANRPEFVSGKYLTYGNSTLGAAPYGDHWRNLRRLSATEILSTIRLNMSARIRKEEIGILIKKLNRVLGTEFGKVKLKSLFSELTFNIIMRMLAGKRYYGEEVSELEEAKKFREIMERAFQLGSYPGDFLPFLKWVDWQYTKRVESLGKDTDWFLQNLVDEHRRNEEEGEKGNTMISHLLCLQKTQPDYYTDEIIKGLIVTILSAATETSSVTIEWAMSNLLNHPEALKKVKDELDKQIGQDRILDEEDISNLPYLQNVISETLRLYPPAPLLAPHLSSSSCSLGGYHIPADTMLMVNAWAIQRDPKVWEDSTSFKPERFESDHQGREGSNNNNNGYSFLPFGLGRRACPGMGMANRVVGLTLGSLIQSFEWKRVSEKEIDMTEGQGISMPKVEPLEALCRARPIIKKLALDD from the exons ATGGAAATGGAAGCCATCACCTATCTTCCATTTCTGATTACTTTCTTGGCTttggtttccattttcttcatccaaaaaaccaagaaaaacCTCCCTCCCTCCCCTCTAGCTCTCCCAATTCTTGGCCATCTTCATCTCCTCAAACACCCAATCCACAGAACACTCCACAATCTCTCCCAAAAATACGGTCCAATCTTCACCCTCCGACTCGGCTCCCGCCTTGTCGTCGTCGTCTCCTCCATATCCGCCATTGAAGAATGCTTCACGACAAACGACATTGTTTTCGCCAACCGCCCCGAGTTTGTTTCCGGCAAGTATCTCACCTATGGAAACTCCACACTCGGGGCTGCTCCATACGGCGACCACTGGCGCAATCTAAGACGGTTGAGTGCAACCGAAATATTGTCAACCATACGGTTGAACATGTCAGCGAGAATCCGAAAAGAAGAGATCGGTATTCtgataaagaaattgaatagAGTTTTGGGTACGGAATTTGGGAAAGTGAAGTTGAAATCGTTGTTTTCGGAATTGACATTTAATATCATAATGAGAATGTTGGCAGGGAAAAGGTATTATGGGGAAGAAGTGAGTGAGTTGGAAGAAGCTAAGAAGTTTAGAGAAATTATGGAGAGGGCGTTTCAATTGGGTTCATACCCAGGGGattttttgccatttttgaaATGGGTTGATTGGCAATATACAAAAAGAGTTGAAAGTCTTGGGAAAGATACGGATTGGTTTTTGCAGAATTTGGTGGATGAACATcggagaaatgaagaagaaggggaaAAGGGAAATACAATGATCAGTCATCTCCTTTGCTTGCAGAAGACTCAACCTGATTATTATACTGATGAAATTATCAAAGGCCTCATTGTT ACAATTCTATCAGCAGCAACAGAAACATCATCAGTGACAATAGAGTGGGCAATGTCGAATCTCCTCAACCATCCAGAAGCACTAAAAAAGGTAAAGGATGAACTCGACAAACAAATCGGACAAGATCGTATACTAGATGAAGAAGATATCTCCAATCTACCATATCTCCAGAATGTAATTTCAGAGACACTACGCCTTTATCCACCAGCTCCACTCTTAGCTCCTCATTTATCATCGAGCAGTTGTTCTTTAGGAGGATACCATATTCCTGCTGACACTATGTTAATGGTGAATGCATGGGCTATCCAAAGGGATCCTAAGGTTTGGGAGGACTCGACGAGCTTTAAGCCCGAGAGGTTCGAGAGTGATCATCAGGGTCGAGAAGGAagcaataacaataataatggttATAGCTTCTTGCCATTTGGATTGGGGAGGAGGGCTTGCCCTGGGATGGGGATGGCTAATCGTGTGGTGGGATTGACTTTGGGTTCATTGATACAAAGCTTTGAGTGGAAGAGAGTTAGTGAAAAGGAAATTGATATGACTGAAGGTCAAGGAATTTCTATGCCTAAAGTTGAGCCATTGGAGGCCTTGTGTAGAGCTCGTCCCATCATCAAAAAGCTTGCATTAGATGATTAA